One window of the Rhodopirellula bahusiensis genome contains the following:
- the rpsR gene encoding 30S ribosomal protein S18, translating to MPPRPMSTRSRARKRSRVRSRTRRKDPIFVDGHRPRPMYVDYKDLELLSKMVNRQGRIMGRRKSGCTAASQHAVTSAIKRARFMALLPYVGE from the coding sequence ATGCCTCCACGTCCAATGAGCACGCGTAGCCGTGCCCGCAAACGCTCACGAGTCCGCAGCCGTACCCGCCGCAAGGACCCCATCTTCGTCGATGGCCATCGTCCACGTCCGATGTACGTTGACTACAAGGACCTCGAATTGCTGTCCAAGATGGTCAACCGTCAAGGACGCATCATGGGCCGCCGCAAGAGCGGTTGTACCGCTGCCAGCCAACACGCTGTCACCTCAGCCATCAAACGCGCCCGCTTCATGGCTTTGCTGCCATACGTCGGCGAATAA